The Pan paniscus chromosome 15, NHGRI_mPanPan1-v2.0_pri, whole genome shotgun sequence genome includes a window with the following:
- the LOC100981039 gene encoding LOW QUALITY PROTEIN: olfactory receptor 4K5 (The sequence of the model RefSeq protein was modified relative to this genomic sequence to represent the inferred CDS: deleted 1 base in 1 codon; substituted 1 base at 1 genomic stop codon): MDKANSSVVSEFVLLGLCSSQKLQLFYFFFFSVLYMVIVLGNFLIILTVTSDTSLHSPMYFLLGNLSFVDICQASFATPKMIADFLSEHKTISFSGCIAQIFFIHLFTGGEMVLLVSMAYDRYVAICKPLYYVVIMSXRTCTVLVMISWAVGLVHTLSQLSFTVNLPFCGPNVVDSFFCDLPRVTKLACLDSYIIEILIVVNSGILSLSTFSLLVSSYIIILITVWLKSSAAMAEAFSTLASHIAVVILFFGPCIFIYVWPFTISPLDKFLAIFYTVFTPILNPIIYTLRNRDMKAAIRKIVNHYLRPRRISEMSLVVRTSFH, from the exons ATGGATAAGGCCAATTCTTCAGTGGTGTCTGAATTTGTACTGTTGGGACTCTGTAGTTCTCAAAAACTccagcttttctat ttttttttcttctctgtgttgtATATGGTCATTGTGCTGGGAAATTTTCTCATTATCCTCACAGTGACTTCTGATACCAGCCTTCACTCCCCTATGTACTTTCTCTTGGGAAACCTTTCCTTTGTTGACATTTGTCAGGCTTCTTTTGCTACCCCTAAAATGATTGCAGATTTTCTGAGTGAACACAAGACCATATCTTTCAGTGGCTGCATAgcccaaattttctttattcaccttTTTACTGGAGGGGAGATGGTGCTACTTGTTTCGATGGCCTATGACAGGTACGTAGCCATATGCAAACCCTTATACTATGTGGTCATCATGAGCTGAAGGACATGCACTGTCTTGGTAATGATCTCCTGGGCTGTGGGCTTGGTGCACACATTAAGCCAGTTATCATTTACTGTGAACCTGCCTTTTTGTGGACCTAATGTAGTAGACAGCTTTTTTTGTGATCTTCCTCGAGTCACCAAACTTGCCTGCCTGGACTCTTACATCATTGAAATACTAATTGTGGTCAATAGTGGAATTCTTTCCCTAAGCACTTTCTCTCTCTTGGTCAGCTCCTACATCATTATTCTTATTACAGTTTGGCTCAAGTCTTCAGCTGCAATGGCAGAGGCATTTTCTACGCTGGCTTCCCATATTGCAGTAGTAATATTATTCTTTGGACCTTGCATCTTCATCTATGTGTGGCCCTTTACCATCTCTCCTTTGGATAAATTTCTTGCCATATTTTACACTGTTTTCACCCCAATCCTAAACCCCATTATTTATACACTAAGGAATAGGGATATGAAGGCTGCCATAAGGAAAATTGTGAACCATTACCTGAGGCCAAGGAGAATTTCTGAAATGTCACTAGTAGTGAGAACTTCCTTTCATTAA
- the LOC100981375 gene encoding olfactory receptor 4K1 — MAHTNESMVSEFVLLGLSNSWELQLFFFAIFSIVYVTSVLGNVLIIVIISFDSHLNSPMYFLLSNLSFIDICQSNFATPKMLVDFFVERKTISFEGCMAQIFVLHSFVGSEMMLLVAMAYDRFIAICKPLHYSTIMNRRLCIIFVSISWAVGILHSVSHLAFTVDLPFCGPNEVDSFFCDLPLVIELACMDTYEMEIMTLTNSGLISLSCFLALIISYTIILISVRRRSSSGSSKALSTLTAHITVVILFFGPCVYFYIWPFSRLSVDKFLSVFYTVCTPLLNPIIYSLRNEDVKAAMWKLRNRHVNSWKN; from the coding sequence ATGGCTCACACAAATGAATCGATGGTGTCTGAGTTTGTACTTTTGGGACTCTCTAATTCCTGGGaacttcaacttttcttttttgccatcTTCTCTATAGTCTATGTGACATCAGTGCTAGGCAATGtcttaattattgttattatttcttttgactCCCATTTGAACTCTCCTATGTACTTCTTGCTCAGTAATCTTTCTTTCATTGACATCTGTCAGTCTAACTTTGCCACCCCCAAGATGCTTGTAGACTTTTTTGTTGAGCGCAAGACTATCTCCTTTGAGGGTTGCATGGCCCAGATATTCGTCCTTCACAGTTTTGTTGGGAGTGAGATGATGTTGCTTGTAGCTATGGCATATGACAGATTTATAGCCATATGTAAGCCTCTGCACTACAGTACAATTATGAACCGGAGGCTCTGTATAATCTTTGTGTCTATTTCCTGGGCGGTGGGCATTCTTCATTCTGTGAGCCACTTGGCTTTTACAGTGGACCTGCCATTCTGTGGTCCCAATGAGGTGGATAGCTTCTTCTGTGACCTTCCCTTGGTGATAGAGCTGGCTTGCATGGATACCTATGAAATGGAAATTATGACCCTAACGAACAGTGGCCTGATATCATTGAGCTGTTTCCTGGCTTTAATTATTTCCTACACCATCATTTTGATCAGTGTCCGACGCAGGTCCTCCAGTGGGTCATCTAAGGCTCTTTCTACATTAACTGCCCACATCACAGTGGTCATTCTTTTCTTCGGGCCTTGCGTTTATTTCTATATATGGCCTTTTAGCAGACTTTCTGTGGACAAATTTCTTTCTGTGTTCTACACTGTTTGTACTCCCTTGTTGAACCCCATCATCTACTCTCTGAGGAATGAAGATGTTAAAGCAGCCATGTGGAAGCTGAGAAACCGTCATGTGAACTCCTGGAAAAACTAG